AACGCGCGCCGGCGCAGCGGCCGGGCGAGAAAATCGTTCAGCTCCTCGTAGAAGCGGAATGTCGCGGTCACCATCACCGCAGTATCGCACCGTGTTTCTTTGCGCGCTGTCCTGCACGTGTCGCATGGGTGTGCTTTACTTCCAGTTCTTTAGAAGACGGAGTGACAGATGGACATCGGTTTTATCGGTCTCGGCGAGATGGGCGCCGCGATGGTTGCAAACATTTTGAAAGCCGGGCATCAGGTGCGCGTGTGGAACCGCTCACCGGAGCGCGCGCAGCCGCTCGCCGACGCAGGCGCGCGGATCGTCGCGACGCCGGCCGAAGCGTTTGCGGGCGACGCAGTGTTCTCAATGCTCGCCGACGATAGCGCGTTGCGCGAGGTCATCACCGCGTCGCTGCTGGAACACGCTCCGCGCGGGCTGATCCACGTGAACATGGCGACGATCTCGGTGGCGCTGGCCGAGGAGCTGGCGACGGCGCACGCGTCGCGCGGCGTCAACTACGTCGCCGCGCCGGTGATGGGCCGGCCCGACGTCGCGGCGGCGGGCAAGCTGACCATCGTCGCGGGTGGACCGGCTGAGTCGATCGACCGCGTCCAGCCGATTTTCGACGCGGTCGGCCAGAAGACATGGCGCATCGGTTCACTGCCGCAGCAGGCGAACGTCATGAAGCT
The nucleotide sequence above comes from Paraburkholderia sp. FT54. Encoded proteins:
- a CDS encoding NAD(P)-dependent oxidoreductase codes for the protein MDIGFIGLGEMGAAMVANILKAGHQVRVWNRSPERAQPLADAGARIVATPAEAFAGDAVFSMLADDSALREVITASLLEHAPRGLIHVNMATISVALAEELATAHASRGVNYVAAPVMGRPDVAAAGKLTIVAGGPAESIDRVQPIFDAVGQKTWRIGSLPQQANVMKLAANFMLGAAVETLGEAATLVTGHGLAMQDFLDVITSGLFPGPVYSGYGKLIAEQRYEPALFKARLGLKDIRLALAAADAVTTPLPIASVVRDSLLEAVAHGDGEKDFAVLGQVAARRAGR